The Gimibacter soli genome includes a region encoding these proteins:
- a CDS encoding RNA methyltransferase translates to MSETIQPAIILVRPQLGENIGKAARAMLNFGLTDMRLVAPRDGWPNPAAGPAASGADVILDNAKVFDTVEAAIADCTTVYASTVRDRDMPKPVVTPRVCSAEMHAAIARSERPAILFGPERSGLSNDDVALADTVLTVPVNPEFGSLNLAQAVILLAYEFSQAVDKTTPIQPAHPDGAAPKSEFLGLIEHLEAALEGRGFFRSEDRRATQKRMLQNLFHSAGWSTQEIHTMRGIIRSLTRDGQGE, encoded by the coding sequence ATGAGCGAGACGATCCAGCCCGCCATCATCCTTGTGCGGCCGCAGCTTGGCGAGAATATCGGCAAGGCGGCGCGCGCCATGCTGAACTTCGGCCTCACCGACATGCGCCTTGTGGCGCCGCGCGATGGCTGGCCGAACCCGGCGGCAGGCCCGGCGGCGTCTGGCGCTGACGTGATCCTGGATAATGCCAAGGTCTTCGATACGGTCGAAGCGGCGATTGCCGACTGCACGACCGTTTACGCCTCCACGGTACGCGACCGTGACATGCCGAAGCCGGTGGTCACCCCCCGCGTCTGTTCAGCCGAGATGCATGCCGCCATTGCGCGTAGCGAACGCCCCGCAATCCTGTTCGGGCCGGAACGTTCCGGCCTTTCGAACGATGATGTGGCGCTTGCCGATACCGTGCTGACCGTGCCGGTGAACCCGGAATTTGGCAGTCTCAACTTGGCCCAAGCAGTGATCCTGCTGGCGTATGAGTTTTCGCAAGCTGTGGACAAAACAACGCCGATCCAGCCCGCGCACCCGGACGGCGCTGCGCCGAAATCGGAATTTCTGGGGCTGATCGAGCATCTGGAGGCGGCACTTGAAGGCCGAGGATTCTTCCGCAGCGAAGACCGCCGCGCCACGCAGAAGCGGATGCTGCAGAATCTGTTTCACTCGGCAGGCTGGTCCACGCAGGAAATCCACACCATGCGCGGCATCATCCGGTCGCTGACACGGGACGGACAGGGCGAGTAA
- the cysS gene encoding cysteine--tRNA ligase, which yields MTDIRLYNTLAREKQVFAPIDPKNVRMYVCGPTVWDFAHIGNARPVVVFDMLFRLLRHVYGEESVTYARNITDIDDKIMKRAADEGISIDVISDRYAKAYGEDMGALHALDPSIKPKATEHLPEMIAMMQALIAKGNAYEAEGHVMFHVPSMENYGRLSRHSRDELVAGARVDVAPFKRDPADFVLWKPSTDDQPGWESPWGRGRPGWHLECSCMIEKHLGETIDIHGGGQDLIFPHHENEIAQSECAHGGHTFVNYWMHNGYLTVDGEKMSKSLGNFHTVHDLIADGHAGEALRLSLLTAHYRQPIDFSLDSVAEQKRRLDKWYRVTDGVTAAADVPASVIEALADDLNTPKALAALDALATPETAAELKAGAQFMGFLQAEAADWFMGEGDASAIEALIEERINAKKSKDFARADAIRAELLAQGIILEDGPGGTTWRKA from the coding sequence ATGACGGATATCCGTCTCTACAATACGCTTGCCCGCGAAAAGCAGGTCTTCGCACCCATCGACCCGAAGAATGTGCGCATGTATGTCTGCGGGCCGACCGTCTGGGATTTTGCCCATATCGGCAATGCGCGGCCTGTGGTTGTCTTCGACATGCTCTTCCGGCTTCTTCGTCATGTATATGGTGAAGAAAGTGTCACATATGCCCGTAATATAACGGATATTGACGACAAGATCATGAAGCGCGCAGCAGACGAGGGCATCAGCATTGACGTCATTTCCGACCGTTACGCCAAGGCTTACGGCGAGGATATGGGCGCGCTTCATGCGCTTGATCCGTCGATCAAGCCGAAGGCGACTGAGCATCTGCCGGAAATGATCGCCATGATGCAGGCGCTGATCGCCAAGGGTAACGCCTACGAAGCCGAAGGCCATGTGATGTTCCATGTGCCGTCGATGGAAAACTATGGCCGCCTGTCGCGTCACAGCCGCGATGAGCTGGTGGCGGGTGCGCGGGTTGACGTGGCGCCCTTCAAGCGCGATCCGGCGGACTTCGTGCTGTGGAAGCCGTCCACCGACGATCAGCCCGGCTGGGAAAGCCCGTGGGGCCGTGGCCGCCCCGGCTGGCACCTTGAATGCTCCTGCATGATCGAGAAGCATCTGGGCGAGACCATCGATATTCACGGCGGCGGGCAGGACCTGATCTTCCCGCACCATGAAAACGAGATCGCGCAATCCGAATGCGCCCACGGTGGCCATACATTCGTGAACTACTGGATGCACAATGGCTATCTGACGGTGGACGGCGAGAAAATGTCGAAATCGCTCGGCAATTTCCACACTGTGCATGACCTGATCGCCGATGGCCACGCCGGCGAAGCGCTGCGCCTGTCGCTACTGACCGCGCATTACCGCCAGCCGATTGATTTCAGCCTCGATAGTGTCGCGGAACAGAAGCGCCGGCTCGATAAATGGTATCGCGTGACGGACGGTGTGACGGCCGCCGCCGATGTGCCCGCCAGCGTGATCGAAGCCCTCGCGGACGACCTGAACACGCCAAAGGCACTGGCCGCACTCGACGCGCTTGCAACGCCTGAGACGGCGGCTGAGCTGAAGGCTGGCGCACAGTTCATGGGCTTCCTGCAGGCAGAAGCCGCCGACTGGTTTATGGGTGAAGGCGATGCCTCTGCGATCGAAGCGCTGATCGAGGAACGTATCAACGCCAAAAAGTCCAAGGACTTCGCCCGTGCTGACGCGATCCGTGCGGAACTGCTGGCGCAAGGTATCATCCTAGAGGATGGCCCCGGCGGTACGACGTGGCGGAAGGCCTGA
- the gltX gene encoding glutamate--tRNA ligase produces the protein MTVKVRFAPSPTGKLHVGNIRAALVNWLFARQQGGTFFLRIDDTDRERSTLENEEAIKRDLAWLGLNYDDTFRQSERFSRYDEVVADLKAAGRLYPCYESAEELEMKRKIQLGRGLPPVYDRAALSLTDEDLAKLEAEGRKPHWRFKLEVPARVEWNDLIRGTQSIDMAALSDPILVREDGSYLYTLPSVIDDVDYGITHIVRGEDHVTNSAVQAQIFEAVGGKVPEMAHFALLTGKGGEGLSKRHGAMSVEEYRDEAGIEPMAIISLLARLGTSEPIEAFVSPEPLIEGFAFSKFGRSTAKLDPADLDILNAKILHATPFALVADRLDGLDEAFWEVVKPNLNKLADVKDWLAIVRGPVTPVIEDAAHMAKALELLPSGELDGETWGVWTNAIKEATGVKGKGLFMPLRLALTGQERGPEMATLLPLIGRQKVAARLSGEAA, from the coding sequence ATGACTGTGAAGGTACGTTTCGCCCCGTCTCCGACCGGAAAGCTCCATGTCGGGAACATCCGCGCCGCGCTCGTGAACTGGCTGTTCGCGCGCCAGCAGGGCGGCACCTTCTTCCTGCGGATCGACGATACGGACCGTGAGCGCTCCACCCTTGAAAACGAGGAAGCGATCAAGCGCGACCTCGCGTGGCTTGGCCTGAATTATGACGATACCTTCCGCCAGAGCGAGCGTTTCAGCCGCTATGACGAGGTGGTGGCTGACCTGAAGGCTGCCGGGCGCCTCTATCCCTGCTATGAAAGCGCGGAAGAGCTGGAAATGAAGCGCAAGATCCAGCTCGGCCGTGGCCTGCCGCCGGTTTATGACCGTGCCGCCCTCAGCCTGACGGATGAAGACCTTGCCAAGCTGGAAGCCGAAGGCCGCAAACCGCACTGGCGTTTCAAGCTTGAAGTGCCGGCCCGCGTGGAATGGAACGACCTGATCCGTGGCACCCAGTCGATCGATATGGCGGCGCTTTCGGACCCCATCCTGGTGCGCGAGGATGGCTCGTACCTTTATACGCTACCGAGCGTGATTGACGACGTGGACTATGGCATCACCCATATCGTGCGCGGCGAAGACCACGTGACCAACTCGGCCGTGCAAGCCCAGATTTTCGAGGCCGTTGGCGGCAAGGTGCCGGAAATGGCCCACTTTGCGCTCCTCACCGGCAAGGGCGGTGAAGGGCTTTCCAAACGCCACGGCGCCATGTCGGTGGAAGAATACCGTGATGAAGCCGGCATCGAGCCGATGGCGATCATCTCGCTCCTGGCCCGCCTTGGCACCAGCGAACCCATCGAGGCCTTTGTATCACCCGAGCCGCTCATCGAAGGTTTTGCTTTCTCGAAATTCGGGCGCTCGACCGCGAAGCTCGATCCGGCGGACCTCGACATCCTCAATGCCAAGATCCTGCATGCCACGCCGTTTGCGCTGGTCGCGGACCGGCTGGACGGACTTGACGAGGCCTTCTGGGAAGTTGTGAAGCCGAACCTCAACAAACTTGCCGACGTGAAAGACTGGCTCGCCATCGTGCGTGGCCCCGTCACCCCGGTGATCGAGGACGCGGCCCATATGGCAAAGGCGCTTGAGCTGCTGCCCTCGGGTGAACTTGACGGCGAGACCTGGGGCGTCTGGACGAACGCGATCAAGGAAGCCACGGGTGTGAAAGGCAAGGGCCTCTTCATGCCGCTGCGTCTGGCGCTGACGGGGCAGGAACGCGGGCCGGAAATGGCGACGCTGCTGCCGCTGATCGGTCGCCAGAAGGTTGCAGCGCGGCTCAGCGGGGAAGCCGCATGA